The Filimonas lacunae genomic sequence TCCTTTTGAAGGGTGACGGTAAATATGGTTTCGTCATGTTGCTGATGAAACAACACTTCTCCTAACGGATCAATAACCATGCTATCCCCGCTATGATAAATATCATTTCCGTCATTACCCACACGATTTACTCCTATTACATAGCACTGGTTTTCTATAGCCCGGGCTTGTAATAATGTTTTCCAGGGCAGGCTGCGTCTTTCGGGCCAGTTGGCAACGTATAAAAGAACATCATACTCCGGCCCTTCATTGCCTTCGGCCAAAGCTACCTGACTTTGCTGGCGGGCCCATACCGGAAAACGTAAATCGTAACATACCTGCAGGTTAATACGCCATCCTTTTACACTGGCTATTAAGCGTTTGTTACCCTGGCTGTAATGCGCATCTTCATTGGCATATGCAAACAGGTGCCGTTTATCGTAATGGCCAGAAGCCCCATTGGGCAACATCCATATCAACCTGTTATAATAATGTCCGCCCTCTTCTATAATTACACTACCGGTAAGTATCACGCGCTTTTGCTGTGCTACGCGCTTCATCCAGGTAACCGTTTCACCCTGCATGGTTTCTGCAAGCTGCTCAGGCTTCATGCTAAAGCCGGTGCTAAACATTTCGGGCAACACCACTACTTCGGTTTTATCCGCAATGCTCATTATTTTTTGCTCCAGCATGGCCAGGTTGGCAGCCTTGTTTTCCCAATGCAGGGCAGTTTGTATTAAAGTAACCGTTAAGGACGATGACATAGGTAGTTATTTATTCAAATACTGCGCAGCCCTTACTAAATCTTCAGGAGTATCTATTTCTACGCCCATGTATTCTACAGTAATCATTTTTATAGAGATACCATTTTCGAGATAACGCAGGCATTCAATCTTTTCAGCCGCTTCCAACGGAGTCATGGGCCAGCTGGTAAAATCCAGCAACGCTTTTTTGCGAAAAGCATATACCCCAATATGCTCGTAGTAAGTAATAGATATGTCTTTGCTACGTGGGTAAGGTATTACCGAACGGCTAAAGAATAAAGCATTACTGTTTTTATCAACTGCTACCTTCACATAGTTAGGATCATCAATAAATTCCTGCACTTTCAACACCTGCATTAAACTGGCTACCTGCACTTTTTTGCCTTCTTCGCCTTCAAACACACGCAGTATTTTTTGCAGGGGTTCTTTTTTTACAAAAGGTTCATCGCCCTGTACATTCACTACCACATCCACTTCCATTTCGGCCACCGCTTCTGCAATTCTATCACTACCGCTTTCGTGTTCTTTTTTGCTCATTACCGCTTTTCCTCCACTGCCGGTAATCTGGTCGTAAATAACAGCACTGTCTGTTACCACAACTACTTCATCAAACAGGCCGGTAGCCAATGTATTATCATAAGTATGTTGTATTACAGGTTTATCGCCCAGCATCTGCATCAACTTTGCAGGAAAACGGCTGGCGGCATAACGCGCCGGAATGAAAGCTACTTTCTTCATAAGGCGAATTTATTCATTTTCGATTAACCCGGTTCTGGTTGCGGAAAGATTGAAGAGGGATGTTCCTGTTTCCCATAGTATAAGTGCAAAAAAAGGGGTGCTTTGCACCCCACCATACCTGCAACACCATACACCTGGCATTGCGGGTATTTATTATTAACAGATTTACATCACTATTCCGGGCAACTTTTCCACAGCATACTCTACAGCTGCTACCGGCGATAAAAACAGAATAGGTTCATCCTCTTTTTCGGCAAACAAAGTTCCCGGCGTTTTACCAGGTTCGTGCGGGCTGGTGTAAACCCCCGGTTCCTGCAACGCATAATAAGCTATAAAATATTCAGTAGGTATAGAATGTGCGCTGGTGTGTGTAGCTTCTCTTGGCTCAATCACCAGCCACACCTCTTTGCCATTAACGATTATTTTTTCAGTCATAGGTAATTTTTTGGTGTATGGTTTATTGTAAAAAGATAGTGCCAACTTAGCTACTTCCCAGGTCTGGTGCAACTTCATCAGGTACTTGCACAATCAGGGGGTAGAAACAATATTATTCTGTACCAGATATTTCAATAAGCTTATCCTGGTTACTGCCATTGCTGGTACAGATATATACTCTTCCCGCAGGTGAAACGCAGACATCCCTTAACCGGCCCCATTGACCTGCAAATAGTTTTTCAGGAGCATCTACCGTACTACCGCCACCTGTCAGCGTAAAACGATACAGGGTAGCATCTTTCAATGTGGCCAATAACAGGGAGTTTTTCCACGCAGGAATTCTATCACTATTGTAATAATCCAGCCCGGAAGTAGCCCGTGTTACTGATCCGGTAGACCATATCGGCCCCTTTACATTCTGTGCAGTACAAAAGCTGGTTTCCGATCCATCACACGGACCTTTTACAGTCGGCCAGCCATAGTTTCGCCCCTTTTCAATAATGTTCAACTCATCTTCTATATCAGGACCATGTTCTGAAGCATACATAATATTATTGGCCACAACCAGCCCCTGAATGTTTCTATGTCCCAGGCTCCAATAAGGATTTCCGGCTACGGGGTTATCGGCTGGCACAGTACCATCCAGGTTTAGCCGTAATACTTTACCATTAATAGCACCAGGATTTTGGGCACGGCTGTCAACGCTGGCATCACCAGTGCTAATAAATAGCTTGTCGCCTGCTATCAGCAGGCGGGAGCCATTGTGAATATTAGCGGCATTTATAGTATCAATTAAAGTAACAGCACCCGAAAGTGTGTTGTTGGAATAAGTAAACCGTACTACTTTTTGGCGATAGCCGGCATTGCCATTATAGTTGTATACTACGTATAAAAAACCATTGCTGTTAAAGTCGGGGTGTTGCACCATGCCCAACAAACCACCTTCGCCATTAGAAACCACTTCGCTGATGGGATAAGAAAAAACGGTGCTACCGGTTTTAGGGTCCAGCTTGCTGATGGTTCCCCCTCTTTCTGTCATCCAGATATAATCATCCTTGCCCCATAGTATCTCCCAGGGAAAGTTTAAATCGTTGCGTACTACTCTTATGGAATCAGAAGGCCAATCTTCGCCGGAATTACCGTTACCATTATCCTCTTTCTGACAGGATGCCATTACCAGGCCAAAGGCCATACACAGGCAGGCAATAACAGGAGTTTTCATATGCGCTTTTTGGTAAACTACAATCAAATACCCTGCCTTCTAATGGCTTCATATGTAAGTGATTGAAGCAAAAGGCGCTAACGTACTATATCGGTATCTACTGGTGTATACCCCAAATGGCGGCTCAACGAAAGAATTTGTCCTTTATGGTGAAATTCATGCGTAATTACATGGGTAAACAGCTTTAAAGGCGTAGCAGTTACCTCGTTGTTATTAATGGAGAAATTGAGGGAGTGAAAGTAGGTGTTGGAAAACTGTTGCAGAAATGCCGAAATCAATTCATCTATCTCTTCAAAAAAGGCACGGCATTGTTTTACTGAGGTATAGTCTTCATAAGCGGGATAATTCATAGGCCTGTTTAAAGCATGCTGGCCTATCCAGTATTGGTAAGTACTGCCAATGTGAACAAGCAGGTTTCTGATGCTACCCCTTCCAAAAGAAGGATTGCTGATGATAAAGTCAGCCGGGGTTAACTCCTCGCAATAATTCAGTAATGTTTCCCGGGAGTCAGCAATCATATCATATTGGGCTACCAATAACTCTTTCATGTTTAAATATAACTAATTAACACGAAAAAGTAAATGCCCCTACGCACTCCTTAACACCGAAATAACCAGCATGCTTCTATGAATATCTTATTGCAGTAAACTGCCCACACGTTTTAATTCAATCTCGGCCGACTTGGCCGCAAAGTTCAGGTTTACCAGGCGATAGCCAGCTTCTTCAAAGCTTTGCTGTGCCTGTCTTACTTCTACTATAGTGGCCTGCTTTAACTGGAAACGCTGTAATACAAGATCTAACAACTGGCGGGCCAGCCCGTAGTTGCCTTTCTCCCTATCCAGCTGCTGCATACTGCTTACATAAGCCTGGTAGGTTTTAATCATGTTAGCACTATAATCACGTTCCAATATCTGCTTTTGTAAACCGGCGTTTTTCACATCTATTTCCGCCACCTGCTGCTGACGCTTATAAGCCGATCCATAATAAATAGGCACGGTAAGGCTAAGGCCAACCGTAGGGCCATAGCTATTGTTTAACCGGGTATCACCCGCAGCGCTTTTGTTATACACAAAGCTATAACCACCATTGGCGCGTAAAGCCGGGTATCGTTGTGCTGCAGTTTCTTTTACAATGTATTCATTAATGGTCACCTGTTGTGCTGCAGCGGCAATATCCGGGTTGGTAGTTAACCTGTTTTCAATGGTTTCCAGCAACACACCGTTATCTACCGTAATGGTATCCTGAACGGTAATGGTAGAATCTGCTTTCAGCGTTAACAAGCGCAGTAACTCCGTTTTAGACTGGCTAATCACCAGCTCCTGCGACTGTTGCGATTGCAATAAGGCGTTTACATCCAGCTGCGCCTGAAACAAATCGGCATTGTTGGCCATA encodes the following:
- a CDS encoding DinB family protein, giving the protein MKELLVAQYDMIADSRETLLNYCEELTPADFIISNPSFGRGSIRNLLVHIGSTYQYWIGQHALNRPMNYPAYEDYTSVKQCRAFFEEIDELISAFLQQFSNTYFHSLNFSINNNEVTATPLKLFTHVITHEFHHKGQILSLSRHLGYTPVDTDIVR
- the kdsB gene encoding 3-deoxy-manno-octulosonate cytidylyltransferase, with translation MKKVAFIPARYAASRFPAKLMQMLGDKPVIQHTYDNTLATGLFDEVVVVTDSAVIYDQITGSGGKAVMSKKEHESGSDRIAEAVAEMEVDVVVNVQGDEPFVKKEPLQKILRVFEGEEGKKVQVASLMQVLKVQEFIDDPNYVKVAVDKNSNALFFSRSVIPYPRSKDISITYYEHIGVYAFRKKALLDFTSWPMTPLEAAEKIECLRYLENGISIKMITVEYMGVEIDTPEDLVRAAQYLNK
- a CDS encoding amidohydrolase; this translates as MSSSLTVTLIQTALHWENKAANLAMLEQKIMSIADKTEVVVLPEMFSTGFSMKPEQLAETMQGETVTWMKRVAQQKRVILTGSVIIEEGGHYYNRLIWMLPNGASGHYDKRHLFAYANEDAHYSQGNKRLIASVKGWRINLQVCYDLRFPVWARQQSQVALAEGNEGPEYDVLLYVANWPERRSLPWKTLLQARAIENQCYVIGVNRVGNDGNDIYHSGDSMVIDPLGEVLFHQQHDETIFTVTLQKDKLEEVRTRFPFWKDGDAFLIAHE
- a CDS encoding TolC family protein, whose translation is MKKGVILGWILLPLCSVAQQQLTLPDAITIALKNSLDIQVAKNSLQQNSILNNYGVAGGLPTVSATATDNEQITTINQEFANTTRNTKRSNVATNNLSAGLTGSILLFNGYKVIATKSRLEQLEQQSKQVLNSQVQNLLASVMTAYFDVVRQQSYIKTINQSIEVAKQKLEIIKTQQSVGMANNADLFQAQLDVNALLQSQQSQELVISQSKTELLRLLTLKADSTITVQDTITVDNGVLLETIENRLTTNPDIAAAAQQVTINEYIVKETAAQRYPALRANGGYSFVYNKSAAGDTRLNNSYGPTVGLSLTVPIYYGSAYKRQQQVAEIDVKNAGLQKQILERDYSANMIKTYQAYVSSMQQLDREKGNYGLARQLLDLVLQRFQLKQATIVEVRQAQQSFEEAGYRLVNLNFAAKSAEIELKRVGSLLQ
- a CDS encoding PQQ-dependent sugar dehydrogenase; translated protein: MKTPVIACLCMAFGLVMASCQKEDNGNGNSGEDWPSDSIRVVRNDLNFPWEILWGKDDYIWMTERGGTISKLDPKTGSTVFSYPISEVVSNGEGGLLGMVQHPDFNSNGFLYVVYNYNGNAGYRQKVVRFTYSNNTLSGAVTLIDTINAANIHNGSRLLIAGDKLFISTGDASVDSRAQNPGAINGKVLRLNLDGTVPADNPVAGNPYWSLGHRNIQGLVVANNIMYASEHGPDIEDELNIIEKGRNYGWPTVKGPCDGSETSFCTAQNVKGPIWSTGSVTRATSGLDYYNSDRIPAWKNSLLLATLKDATLYRFTLTGGGSTVDAPEKLFAGQWGRLRDVCVSPAGRVYICTSNGSNQDKLIEISGTE